From Bifidobacterium sp. ESL0790, one genomic window encodes:
- a CDS encoding UTP--glucose-1-phosphate uridylyltransferase, with the protein MREHGMSEMAVSQFKRLYEDWIGNDEAGWIREDDIEPVHDVPSFHDVYKTIDHDKAVHAFAKTAFLKLNGGLGTSMGLDQAKSLLPVRRHKARRMRFIDIILGQVVTARERLNVPLPLTLMNSFRTSADTMRVLKHSKKFKQTDVPMEIVQHQEPKIDLETGEPVSFPDDPNMEWCPPGHGDLFSTIWESGLLDTLEEQGFKYLFISNSDNLGARPSRTLAQYFENTGAPFMMEVANRTYADRKGGHFVRDRKTGQLMLREMTQVHPDDEEMAQDIERHPYFNTNSIWVRIDALRDKLAEYDGVLPLPVIRNYKTVDPTDPSTTKVVQLETAMGAAVGLFEGAICVQVDRMRFLPVKTTDDLFIMRSDRFHLTDSYEMEDGNYIFPDIKLNPEYYKNIEDFNERFPYSVPSLAAANSVTIEGDWTFGQNVVFYGDALLKDEGKPSYVPNGEFVGPQGVEPDEWR; encoded by the coding sequence ATGCGCGAGCACGGCATGAGCGAGATGGCCGTCTCGCAGTTCAAGCGTCTCTATGAGGACTGGATTGGCAACGACGAGGCCGGCTGGATCCGCGAGGACGACATCGAGCCGGTGCACGACGTCCCGAGCTTCCACGACGTCTACAAGACCATCGACCACGACAAGGCCGTCCACGCCTTCGCCAAGACCGCCTTCCTCAAGCTCAACGGCGGCCTGGGCACCTCGATGGGCCTCGACCAGGCCAAGTCCCTGCTGCCCGTGCGCCGCCACAAGGCCCGCCGCATGCGCTTCATCGACATCATCCTGGGCCAGGTGGTCACGGCCCGCGAGCGCCTGAACGTCCCGCTGCCGCTAACCCTGATGAACTCGTTCCGCACCTCGGCCGACACGATGCGCGTGCTCAAGCACAGCAAGAAGTTCAAGCAGACCGACGTGCCCATGGAGATTGTGCAGCACCAGGAGCCGAAGATCGACCTCGAGACCGGCGAGCCCGTGAGTTTCCCCGACGATCCGAATATGGAATGGTGCCCGCCGGGGCACGGCGACCTCTTCTCGACGATCTGGGAGTCCGGCCTGCTCGACACGCTGGAGGAGCAGGGCTTCAAGTATCTGTTCATCTCGAATTCCGACAACCTCGGCGCACGCCCCTCGCGCACGCTGGCGCAGTATTTCGAGAACACCGGCGCGCCCTTCATGATGGAGGTCGCCAACCGCACCTACGCGGACCGCAAAGGCGGCCATTTCGTGCGTGACAGGAAGACCGGCCAGCTCATGCTGCGCGAGATGACGCAGGTGCATCCCGACGACGAGGAGATGGCCCAGGACATCGAACGCCATCCCTACTTCAACACCAACAGCATCTGGGTGCGCATCGACGCCTTGCGCGACAAGCTCGCCGAATACGACGGCGTGCTGCCCCTGCCGGTCATCCGCAACTACAAGACCGTCGACCCCACCGACCCGAGCACCACCAAGGTCGTGCAGCTCGAGACGGCCATGGGCGCGGCTGTCGGCCTGTTCGAGGGCGCGATCTGCGTGCAGGTGGACCGCATGCGCTTCCTGCCGGTGAAGACCACCGACGACCTGTTCATCATGCGCTCCGACCGCTTCCATCTCACGGACTCCTACGAGATGGAGGATGGCAACTACATCTTCCCCGACATCAAGCTCAACCCCGAGTACTACAAGAACATCGAGGACTTCAACGAGCGCTTCCCGTATTCGGTGCCGTCGCTGGCGGCCGCCAACTCGGTGACGATCGAGGGGGACTGGACCTTCGGGCAGAACGTCGTCTTCTATGGCGACGCGCTGCTGAAGGACGAGGGCAAGCCAAGCTACGTGCCCAACGGCGAGTTCGTGGGACCGCAGGGCGTCGAGCCCGACGAGTGGAGATAG